The Acidobacteriota bacterium genome has a segment encoding these proteins:
- a CDS encoding glycosyltransferase: MPRTVLYITYDGLLEPLGQSQVLPYLRGLAGDFAITVMSFEKPQDWADLGRREELQKQLGRAGIQWIPLRYHKRPSVPATALDVASGILRGAKFALRMRPRIVHVRGYVPGVIGLALKGLAGTRLIFDMRGFWPDEKVDGGAWRYGSRVYRTAKWFEKRLLEQADVVVSLTQAGVEAMREFPYLRTRHVRFEVIPTCTDLELFHPADGGRARERRGFVLGYVGSVGTFYLFDEVLECFKELLEARPDARLLVLNRGDHNYVRARISVCGAPIDRVELHSAEYREVPGYMRRMDAAAFFIRPVFSKKSSSPTRLGEFLGCGVPCLVNSGVGDMDSVVSQAQTGVVMREFSPEARRAAVRELLALCADEETRVRCVEAASRHFSLEQGVEAYRRIYREIEDRKRAPEVANPSGRAQEFDYDREWSHR, translated from the coding sequence TTGCCGCGGACCGTGCTCTACATCACGTATGACGGGCTGCTGGAGCCTCTGGGGCAGTCGCAGGTGCTGCCCTACCTTCGCGGGTTGGCCGGCGACTTCGCCATCACGGTAATGAGCTTCGAGAAGCCGCAGGACTGGGCAGACTTAGGACGGCGAGAGGAGTTGCAGAAACAGCTTGGCCGGGCTGGAATCCAATGGATCCCTTTGCGGTATCACAAAAGGCCGAGCGTGCCGGCCACGGCGTTAGATGTCGCTTCTGGCATTTTGCGTGGCGCGAAATTCGCTCTTCGGATGCGTCCCCGGATTGTGCACGTGCGGGGATACGTCCCGGGCGTAATCGGGCTCGCGCTTAAGGGCCTGGCAGGAACAAGGCTGATCTTTGACATGCGTGGTTTCTGGCCGGATGAGAAGGTTGATGGCGGGGCCTGGCGCTACGGCTCGCGCGTGTACCGGACGGCAAAGTGGTTTGAAAAGAGGCTGCTCGAACAGGCGGATGTGGTGGTTTCACTCACGCAGGCCGGCGTGGAAGCGATGCGGGAGTTCCCTTACCTTCGCACGCGCCACGTAAGATTTGAGGTGATTCCGACCTGCACGGACCTGGAGCTATTCCACCCCGCAGATGGCGGTCGCGCCCGGGAGCGCCGCGGGTTCGTGCTGGGATACGTGGGATCAGTGGGAACATTCTATCTGTTTGACGAAGTCCTCGAATGTTTCAAAGAACTGCTCGAGGCGCGGCCCGACGCCCGGCTGCTGGTCCTGAACCGGGGCGATCACAATTATGTGCGGGCCAGAATCAGCGTTTGCGGGGCCCCGATTGACAGGGTGGAGTTGCACTCCGCGGAATATCGCGAGGTTCCCGGGTACATGCGCCGTATGGATGCCGCAGCCTTTTTTATCAGGCCAGTCTTTTCAAAAAAGAGTTCGTCCCCCACACGCCTGGGTGAGTTTCTGGGGTGCGGAGTTCCCTGCCTGGTTAACTCGGGGGTGGGGGACATGGACTCAGTTGTCTCCCAGGCGCAAACTGGAGTGGTGATGAGAGAGTTTTCACCCGAAGCGCGCCGGGCGGCAGTGCGCGAATTGCTGGCGCTTTGCGCGGACGAAGAGACCAGGGTCCGGTGCGTAGAGGCGGCGAGCCGCCACTTTTCACTTGAGCAGGGCGTGGAAGCCTATCGAAGAATCTACCGTGAGATAGAAGATCGAAAACGCGCCCCCGAAGTTGCAAATCCAAGCGGCCGGGCCCAGGAGTTTGATTACGACCGGGAGTGGTCTCATCGATAG
- a CDS encoding glycosyltransferase family 2 protein, which produces MAEQRLKFTVFTSAFNAERTLHRVYESLQNQTLRSFEWVVVSDGSVDRTEEIAEKWRANAPFPIHFERHAHSGTAASFNRAVSIARGEFFFQIDHDDGCKPEALERIWEAWREIPEQARPGYAGMYVRSCDENGRPNGPGFGVPWRDATFQEQYYRFRAREDQRPCWVTQIIRKFPAPILQGFSGWLPEGLTHARVGRVYRARWLNEILYVYFQADQGRVSLSGNGSGFTHWPGLRAQYRDLLACDAQWLWYAPIQFYRQAAAYSRYSFRLGIGPAAQWRELGTAPGRALWLAALPAGLALNLMDQARGRWHAQFEV; this is translated from the coding sequence ATGGCTGAGCAGCGGCTGAAATTCACGGTCTTCACGTCGGCGTTCAATGCGGAGCGCACACTGCACCGAGTGTATGAAAGCCTCCAGAATCAAACCCTGCGCAGCTTTGAATGGGTGGTGGTCAGCGATGGGTCCGTCGACAGAACGGAGGAGATCGCCGAAAAGTGGCGGGCGAACGCGCCGTTCCCAATCCACTTCGAACGGCATGCGCACTCCGGCACCGCGGCGTCTTTCAATCGCGCCGTTTCGATTGCGCGTGGAGAATTTTTCTTCCAGATCGACCATGACGATGGCTGCAAGCCAGAGGCCCTCGAAAGAATTTGGGAAGCGTGGCGGGAAATTCCTGAGCAGGCCAGGCCAGGTTACGCTGGGATGTACGTCCGGTCCTGCGATGAAAACGGCAGACCCAACGGCCCAGGGTTCGGCGTGCCGTGGCGTGACGCGACATTCCAGGAGCAGTATTACAGATTTCGCGCCCGCGAGGACCAGCGTCCCTGCTGGGTGACCCAAATCATCCGAAAATTTCCTGCGCCCATCCTGCAGGGCTTTTCGGGCTGGCTGCCAGAGGGACTGACTCATGCGCGGGTCGGCAGGGTTTACAGGGCGCGGTGGTTGAACGAAATCTTGTACGTATACTTCCAGGCTGATCAGGGCAGAGTCTCGCTGTCGGGGAATGGGTCGGGCTTTACGCACTGGCCCGGGCTCCGGGCACAATACCGGGACCTGCTGGCGTGCGACGCGCAATGGTTGTGGTACGCGCCCATCCAGTTTTATCGCCAGGCTGCGGCTTATTCCAGGTATTCCTTTCGGCTGGGAATCGGTCCCGCGGCCCAGTGGCGGGAGCTCGGGACCGCGCCCGGCAGGGCCCTTTGGCTGGCGGCCCTTCCGGCGGGTCTGGCCTTGAATCTGATGGACCAGGCGCGGGGCAGGTGGCATGCGCAGTTCGAGGTCTGA
- a CDS encoding glycosyltransferase family 1 protein has product MRMVFLVESLEVAGAERVVQELARMAQGEGSESYVVTLREMPVCDGLMNRDVQEFPLFKPGKFSWPWSALQAARRLRRIIDRLQPDVMAIHTPKAAVVAALAAVRVPALWVLHGHDVCWDGATARHRLSRGLQRWVQSRLGGHVAAVSPSLADHAALGLGMPREEIAVLPNGVNTEQVQFEERRPTDDVVVCVLGRLIAEKGPGQALEGFGALKKQFPAARLWFVGDGPMRNALAAEVTARGWNKAVTFWGMQQQPETQLRQATVLWMPSESEGFGIACAEAMASGLPVLGFDVRGVRDLLQGGCGVLVPPKDARELAAQTVRLVRDGPRYQAMARAARARVEGRYSFRRTYAGHYQLMRALCRGESGAGQYAFDGAEFSPQKAGLEKSRD; this is encoded by the coding sequence ATGCGGATGGTCTTCCTGGTTGAGAGCTTGGAGGTGGCAGGAGCCGAGCGCGTGGTGCAGGAACTTGCACGAATGGCGCAAGGCGAGGGCTCTGAGTCGTACGTTGTCACGTTGCGGGAAATGCCGGTGTGTGACGGCCTTATGAATCGTGACGTTCAGGAGTTTCCACTGTTCAAGCCGGGAAAATTTAGCTGGCCGTGGTCAGCGTTACAGGCAGCCCGGCGACTGCGCAGGATTATTGACCGCCTGCAGCCGGACGTTATGGCGATCCACACTCCGAAGGCGGCCGTGGTCGCGGCGCTGGCGGCGGTGCGGGTCCCAGCGCTTTGGGTGCTGCATGGGCACGACGTTTGCTGGGACGGCGCAACGGCACGGCACAGGCTTTCTCGAGGTTTGCAGCGCTGGGTCCAGAGCAGGCTGGGAGGGCATGTGGCCGCTGTCTCTCCTTCTCTCGCCGATCACGCCGCTCTCGGGCTTGGCATGCCACGCGAGGAGATTGCCGTGCTCCCCAACGGAGTTAACACGGAACAGGTCCAGTTTGAAGAAAGAAGGCCGACTGATGATGTGGTGGTGTGCGTGCTGGGACGGCTGATTGCTGAAAAGGGGCCAGGGCAGGCGCTGGAAGGATTTGGCGCGCTGAAGAAACAGTTCCCGGCGGCAAGGCTGTGGTTTGTGGGCGATGGGCCGATGCGGAATGCATTGGCTGCCGAGGTAACGGCCAGGGGATGGAACAAGGCGGTCACCTTCTGGGGAATGCAGCAGCAGCCCGAGACGCAATTGCGGCAAGCGACGGTCCTGTGGATGCCGAGCGAGAGCGAGGGATTTGGAATTGCCTGCGCCGAAGCGATGGCCTCAGGCCTGCCGGTCCTCGGATTTGATGTGCGGGGCGTGCGCGATTTGTTGCAGGGCGGTTGTGGAGTGCTGGTTCCGCCGAAGGATGCCAGGGAATTGGCGGCGCAGACGGTGCGACTGGTGCGGGACGGACCGCGATACCAGGCGATGGCACGGGCCGCCCGAGCGCGGGTTGAGGGCCGTTATTCATTCAGACGGACGTACGCCGGCCATTACCAGTTGATGCGCGCGCTTTGCCGCGGGGAATCGGGCGCCGGGCAATACGCATTTGACGGCGCTGAATTCAGCCCGCAGAAGGCTGGGCTGGAGAAAAGCCGGGACTGA
- a CDS encoding glycosyltransferase has translation MRGGDTVVNTMEPSGVALEIEDERRGVALKAGGEPAASEVRSTRPPKASIVICNCNYGRFLGEAIDSALAQTWADTEVIVVDDGSTDNSRQVIESQGDRVRAIFKANGGHVSALNLGFAASSGDLVLFLDSDDVLEPNAIETVVGEWREGMARVLFPLEVVDKGGKPLGREVGGQELPSPVLGPFGVGSPTSGNVFSRAALEKMLPIPETEWTACPDMYLAAAGLFGEVKRLRQPLAKYRVHGSNCLACGEPLAVIRNRIQLDIKLYQALDRLTDGKMMPLEEWVGACPQHWVRRIVLRREGARDDSRPESLPRLTMKAVKATWRQPERNIRRRLAYSIFAVAYSTLPRKAIGYLLEIEGGARGRVLKGLLGE, from the coding sequence GTGCGAGGGGGTGACACGGTCGTGAACACCATGGAGCCATCGGGCGTTGCACTGGAAATCGAGGATGAGCGCAGGGGAGTTGCGCTAAAGGCGGGCGGCGAGCCGGCCGCATCGGAGGTCCGCAGCACGCGGCCGCCGAAAGCCAGCATTGTTATCTGCAACTGCAATTACGGGCGATTTTTGGGCGAAGCGATTGACAGCGCGCTGGCCCAGACCTGGGCCGATACGGAAGTGATTGTGGTGGACGACGGCTCGACGGACAACTCGCGGCAGGTGATCGAAAGCCAGGGAGACCGCGTCCGGGCCATCTTCAAGGCGAACGGCGGGCACGTCTCAGCGTTGAATCTGGGCTTTGCAGCCTCCTCCGGCGATCTGGTGCTTTTTCTCGATTCCGACGACGTGCTGGAGCCGAACGCAATCGAAACCGTTGTGGGGGAATGGCGCGAGGGGATGGCTCGCGTGCTCTTTCCGCTGGAGGTCGTGGACAAGGGCGGCAAACCTCTTGGAAGGGAAGTGGGAGGGCAGGAGTTGCCGAGTCCCGTGCTGGGACCTTTTGGCGTGGGCTCGCCCACCAGTGGAAACGTGTTTTCGCGAGCGGCGCTCGAAAAGATGTTGCCGATTCCGGAAACAGAGTGGACAGCCTGTCCGGATATGTATCTGGCTGCGGCAGGTTTGTTCGGCGAGGTCAAGCGCCTTCGGCAACCGCTGGCAAAGTACCGCGTGCATGGAAGCAATTGCCTTGCATGCGGAGAGCCGCTGGCCGTGATCAGAAACCGCATTCAACTGGATATCAAGCTGTACCAGGCGCTCGACCGGCTGACCGATGGAAAGATGATGCCTTTGGAGGAGTGGGTTGGCGCCTGTCCGCAGCACTGGGTGCGCCGCATCGTCTTGCGGCGGGAAGGCGCGCGAGACGACTCGCGGCCGGAAAGTCTTCCGCGCCTGACGATGAAGGCCGTGAAGGCGACCTGGCGGCAGCCCGAGAGGAATATCCGGCGAAGGCTCGCCTACTCAATCTTTGCCGTCGCATATAGCACGCTGCCGAGGAAGGCCATCGGATACTTGCTGGAAATTGAGGGAGGCGCGCGCGGACGGGTCCTCAAGGGCCTGCTGGGAGAGTAA
- a CDS encoding glycosyltransferase family 2 protein, whose amino-acid sequence MRRPTRIRGFSADQDRMVAQSCPDLRDYSADFSIKVKSRRVTEQLCATPSATSVGTPLVSIIVNNYNYGRFLGEAIDSALAQTYPNKEVIVVDDGSRDNSREVIAGYGRRILPVLKENGGQASAFNAGFKASKGELILFLDSDDMLEPEAIETTAREWRDGVARMVFPLEVVDKSGRPLGKTVGGKELPSPALGPFGVGTPTSGNVFSRAALEKILPMPEEGWRIAADLFLTAACLFGETLCLRQPLGKYRVHRDAGHPQDNVVWAVTTHVSLDLKLHDTLFRLTGGKIGSLEHWLSACPQHWIMRIKSLRESPNDYPWPDSLPGLTLRAIKATWRQPDRNFRRRLAYSIFAFGYAVLPKKATGAMWRVDGGERGRVLKRLLGT is encoded by the coding sequence ATGAGACGGCCAACGAGAATCCGCGGTTTTTCGGCGGACCAGGATAGGATGGTAGCGCAGAGTTGTCCCGACCTGCGGGACTACTCTGCGGACTTTTCAATTAAGGTCAAAAGCCGCAGAGTTACAGAACAACTCTGCGCTACCCCTTCCGCGACATCGGTCGGGACACCGCTGGTTTCCATCATCGTCAACAACTACAACTACGGCCGCTTTTTAGGGGAGGCGATTGACAGCGCGCTGGCCCAGACCTACCCCAATAAAGAAGTGATTGTGGTTGACGATGGCTCGCGGGACAACTCGCGCGAGGTGATTGCCGGTTACGGCCGGCGCATCCTTCCGGTGCTGAAGGAGAACGGCGGGCAGGCCTCGGCATTCAACGCAGGCTTCAAAGCTTCGAAGGGCGAATTGATTCTGTTCCTGGATTCCGATGACATGCTGGAGCCGGAAGCAATCGAAACTACTGCCCGCGAGTGGAGGGATGGTGTCGCTCGAATGGTTTTTCCTCTTGAGGTTGTGGACAAGAGCGGGAGGCCCCTGGGGAAGACGGTCGGAGGGAAAGAACTGCCAAGCCCCGCGCTGGGGCCTTTCGGGGTTGGCACTCCGACGAGCGGTAATGTATTTTCCAGAGCGGCTCTCGAAAAGATCTTGCCGATGCCGGAAGAGGGATGGAGAATTGCCGCGGACTTATTTCTGACGGCAGCGTGCTTGTTCGGTGAGACGCTTTGCCTGAGGCAGCCGCTTGGCAAATACCGCGTACATCGGGACGCGGGCCACCCGCAGGACAATGTGGTCTGGGCTGTCACAACCCACGTCAGCCTGGACCTGAAGTTGCACGACACGCTGTTTCGTCTGACCGGCGGAAAGATTGGGTCTCTTGAGCACTGGCTCAGCGCCTGCCCCCAGCACTGGATAATGCGGATCAAATCGCTGCGCGAGAGCCCGAACGACTACCCCTGGCCGGACAGTCTGCCAGGCCTGACGCTGCGCGCAATCAAGGCGACGTGGCGCCAACCTGACAGGAATTTTCGGCGGCGGCTCGCATATTCAATTTTTGCTTTCGGATATGCCGTCCTCCCGAAAAAAGCCACTGGCGCCATGTGGAGGGTGGATGGAGGTGAACGCGGACGGGTACTCAAGAGACTCCTTGGCACATGA
- a CDS encoding FkbM family methyltransferase, with translation MLGQEMEARKRNTDKLPDKSIVDFFERGTPITRLIKSRSPLNERRLYILGVAKRYFSLKEFLVLMLPLSVCSSKSLYLRRQREVFNLEARDELGDYLSADGSVNLFGRAFHMPDRLDALTLVLHVALADQYHARKFIKKDSVVIDAGANIGPFSVLAAHLAPEGHVYVFEPAAGTFSFLETNAKGYSNLTCFNAGLGEAAAEKKLLNRGVGHLGNVIEDSPLCKQLGAGSGNWEKVAVTTIDEFVSRNRIARFDFLKIDTEGYEARILRGAAESIKTFRPIIAMSAYHNPEDKTELPKLLRSIDCDYICELYRDVEEHFICHAN, from the coding sequence ATGCTGGGCCAAGAGATGGAAGCAAGGAAGCGGAACACCGACAAATTGCCCGATAAATCCATCGTTGATTTCTTTGAGAGAGGCACGCCGATTACGCGCCTCATAAAAAGCCGGTCACCTCTGAACGAAAGAAGGCTCTACATTCTCGGGGTCGCAAAAAGATATTTTTCTCTTAAGGAATTTCTAGTTCTGATGCTGCCGCTTAGCGTGTGCTCATCCAAATCGTTGTATTTGAGGCGGCAAAGAGAAGTTTTCAACCTGGAAGCAAGGGATGAATTAGGCGATTATCTTTCGGCGGATGGCTCGGTCAACCTTTTCGGACGCGCGTTTCATATGCCTGATCGCTTGGATGCACTCACCTTAGTATTGCACGTTGCTTTGGCCGATCAGTATCACGCCAGAAAATTTATTAAGAAGGATTCCGTCGTCATCGATGCCGGCGCAAACATTGGTCCCTTCTCCGTCCTTGCCGCCCACCTTGCTCCGGAGGGTCATGTATACGTGTTTGAGCCGGCGGCGGGTACGTTCTCATTTCTGGAAACCAATGCGAAGGGATATTCCAATCTGACCTGCTTCAATGCCGGCCTCGGAGAAGCGGCTGCCGAGAAGAAACTCTTGAACAGGGGTGTCGGTCATTTAGGCAATGTCATTGAGGACAGCCCGCTTTGTAAACAACTGGGGGCTGGTAGCGGCAACTGGGAGAAGGTTGCCGTTACGACGATCGACGAATTTGTATCGCGGAACAGAATCGCACGGTTCGATTTTCTTAAGATCGATACAGAGGGGTACGAGGCGAGAATACTCAGGGGCGCGGCAGAGTCGATCAAAACGTTCAGGCCAATTATCGCGATGTCGGCATATCACAACCCGGAAGACAAAACGGAACTGCCCAAACTTCTAAGGTCAATTGACTGCGATTACATTTGCGAGCTTTATAGGGATGTCGAGGAGCATTTCATTTGCCATGCAAATTAG
- a CDS encoding glycosyltransferase: protein MQQRLKILFVTGDWILPLGNGAQQRALNISRLLGRIGDVSFAIIPRHTDDPEMVSLNKRGFDVRVVFHAAPEAPKGAFGRLGRRFRREFDAGCLETDIYSISACDRAALLNLVQGYDVVWVQDVKTANSCRIGRWTHSVLDTVDVPSNMCRSMARTRGNVPRRLLDYRHSWIWMRRERLFTERFDVVTVCSEDESRLFGAHPRVHVIPNGFNAQPVLRSFLSEAPRLGFIGTLGWRPNREGFEWFARDVWPNIKRELPRAQLRIIGKSTGDAGGMGPDIAGLGWLEDPGEEIATWSAMIVPIRFGAGTRVKMAEGFARKCPIVATTIGAFGYGVRDGEEFLHADDAQDFASACVRLARDPELGRAIADRAHQRFLREWSWDAQEDKIRAVIRECLARSGRPQEVARTSDCEVRGFSVDQDKSRRPQDRRSVLLR, encoded by the coding sequence ATGCAACAACGGTTGAAAATCCTGTTTGTGACGGGAGATTGGATTCTCCCGCTTGGCAACGGGGCACAGCAGCGCGCGCTAAACATAAGCAGGTTGCTGGGCCGGATCGGGGACGTCTCATTCGCCATTATTCCACGCCATACCGACGATCCGGAGATGGTGAGTCTGAACAAGCGCGGATTTGACGTTCGCGTGGTCTTCCACGCTGCACCTGAGGCGCCCAAAGGCGCCTTTGGGCGGCTTGGCCGCCGTTTCCGTCGCGAGTTTGACGCCGGTTGTTTGGAGACAGACATATACTCGATCAGCGCCTGCGACCGCGCGGCATTGTTGAATCTGGTTCAAGGGTACGATGTCGTGTGGGTCCAAGACGTTAAGACGGCCAATTCGTGCCGAATTGGACGGTGGACACATTCCGTGTTGGACACTGTGGATGTCCCGAGCAACATGTGCCGCTCGATGGCGAGAACACGAGGCAATGTCCCGAGACGCTTGCTTGATTACCGGCATTCCTGGATATGGATGAGGCGAGAGCGGTTGTTCACCGAGAGGTTCGACGTGGTAACGGTTTGCAGCGAAGATGAGAGCCGCCTGTTCGGGGCCCACCCTCGCGTCCACGTTATTCCCAATGGCTTCAACGCCCAACCGGTCCTCCGCTCTTTCCTTTCGGAAGCTCCACGACTCGGGTTTATTGGAACCCTCGGATGGAGGCCTAACCGGGAAGGATTCGAATGGTTTGCGCGTGACGTTTGGCCCAACATAAAACGCGAACTTCCTCGCGCCCAATTGCGCATCATTGGCAAGAGCACCGGCGATGCGGGCGGGATGGGCCCGGACATTGCGGGACTGGGCTGGCTGGAAGATCCTGGAGAGGAAATTGCCACCTGGTCCGCAATGATTGTCCCCATCAGGTTCGGTGCCGGCACGCGCGTGAAAATGGCGGAGGGGTTTGCCAGGAAATGTCCGATTGTGGCTACAACCATTGGCGCATTCGGATACGGCGTCCGCGATGGCGAAGAGTTCCTGCATGCGGATGATGCGCAGGATTTTGCCTCTGCCTGCGTCCGCTTAGCGCGCGATCCTGAGCTGGGCAGGGCCATCGCAGACCGTGCCCACCAGCGGTTCCTGCGGGAATGGTCGTGGGACGCGCAAGAGGACAAGATACGTGCCGTGATACGCGAGTGCCTGGCAAGGAGCGGCCGCCCTCAGGAAGTAGCGCGGACCTCCGATTGTGAGGTCCGCGGTTTTTCGGTGGATCAGGATAAGAGCCGCAGACCGCAAGATCGGCGGTCTGTGCTACTCCGCTAA
- a CDS encoding class I SAM-dependent methyltransferase, which produces MLASRDFPASYRQWNRGNGSPAGFRWRGLIPPRHWTKPVAAKMVGCFAFQRNNGSRTFEYPWAFEALDIFPGAKVLEIGGGLSGLQFVLSRCGCEVTNVDPGMAAHGVGWPVDQESVNLLNRRFGTSVCLKNCFIEDAGLANESFDRVFSISAIEHIPPDDVLTILEHVRRVLKPGGLFVLTVDLFLDLKPFTRLETNKFGRNISIRWLIENSGLELAAGRPEELYGFDAFSPGDILERLPQFFIGSDWPTLTQALVLRKWEGRAARKPDHLELAVSKCTT; this is translated from the coding sequence ATGCTGGCTTCGAGAGATTTTCCGGCTTCGTACCGGCAGTGGAACCGTGGAAATGGGTCCCCGGCCGGATTTCGATGGAGGGGGCTTATTCCGCCCAGGCATTGGACCAAGCCGGTGGCGGCGAAAATGGTGGGATGCTTTGCCTTCCAGAGAAACAACGGCTCCCGGACTTTTGAGTACCCGTGGGCTTTCGAGGCGCTGGACATTTTTCCAGGCGCCAAAGTTCTTGAAATCGGCGGCGGCTTGTCGGGCCTGCAGTTCGTCCTGAGCCGATGCGGGTGCGAGGTCACCAACGTTGATCCGGGCATGGCGGCGCATGGCGTGGGCTGGCCGGTGGACCAGGAATCAGTGAATCTGCTCAACCGCCGGTTTGGGACAAGCGTTTGCCTAAAGAACTGCTTCATTGAGGATGCAGGGCTCGCGAATGAATCGTTCGACCGGGTTTTTAGCATCTCTGCCATCGAGCATATCCCGCCAGACGATGTTCTGACGATCCTGGAACATGTTCGGCGCGTGCTCAAGCCCGGGGGCCTGTTCGTGCTGACCGTGGACCTGTTTCTTGATCTGAAGCCATTTACCAGGCTCGAAACGAACAAGTTCGGCCGCAATATCTCGATCCGCTGGCTTATTGAAAACAGCGGCCTCGAACTGGCTGCCGGACGCCCGGAAGAGCTGTATGGCTTTGATGCGTTCAGCCCCGGGGACATCCTGGAACGTCTTCCGCAGTTTTTCATCGGGTCCGACTGGCCCACGCTCACGCAGGCGCTGGTCCTGCGCAAATGGGAGGGACGGGCCGCGAGAAAGCCGGACCATCTGGAGCTGGCGGTTTCGAAATGTACGACCTGA
- a CDS encoding GDP-mannose 4,6-dehydratase produces MKKALITGISGQDGSYLAEYLLDLGYEVWGLVRREPATSRWLGPFAHRIELVYGDLRDAESLAVAFQKAWPDELYNLAAQVFVPTSWEHPAETFDINAGGLSRLLQIVERQKPGTRVYQASTSEMFGNADGARSEQTLFQPMSPYGVSKMAAHRLVEVYRNRGLFVAAGILFNHESPRRGPEMVTRKITRAAARWALGDRTKLKLGNLHARRDWGFAGDYVKAMHAMLQNSAPKDYVVGTGISHSVEDFVRQTLKELSAICGTADVPVFEDWVEVDPRFLRTGEIHDLRADPSLAQKEFGWKPATDFVQLVRMMVRSDLALGRESLGTSERDLMMAAE; encoded by the coding sequence ATGAAGAAAGCACTGATCACGGGCATTTCCGGCCAGGACGGAAGTTATCTTGCCGAGTACCTGCTGGACCTCGGCTATGAGGTCTGGGGCCTTGTGCGGCGAGAGCCGGCAACGTCACGATGGCTGGGTCCTTTTGCCCATCGCATTGAGCTGGTGTACGGCGACCTGCGGGACGCCGAATCGCTTGCGGTGGCGTTCCAGAAGGCCTGGCCCGACGAACTCTACAACCTGGCGGCCCAGGTTTTTGTTCCCACGAGCTGGGAGCATCCCGCTGAGACTTTTGACATCAACGCGGGGGGGCTATCGCGATTGCTGCAAATTGTCGAGCGCCAGAAGCCTGGCACGCGGGTTTACCAGGCATCCACCTCGGAAATGTTCGGGAACGCCGATGGCGCGCGTAGTGAGCAAACTCTGTTCCAGCCCATGTCCCCTTACGGGGTTTCAAAGATGGCGGCCCACCGCCTCGTGGAGGTCTACCGCAACCGGGGGCTCTTTGTGGCTGCGGGCATCCTGTTCAACCATGAATCCCCGCGGCGCGGGCCGGAAATGGTGACCCGCAAAATAACGCGGGCCGCGGCCCGCTGGGCGCTGGGCGACAGGACGAAGCTCAAGCTGGGAAATTTGCACGCGAGGCGGGACTGGGGATTTGCAGGCGACTATGTGAAGGCGATGCACGCCATGCTGCAAAACAGCGCGCCGAAGGATTACGTGGTTGGCACGGGAATTTCACACAGCGTCGAAGATTTTGTGCGACAGACCTTGAAAGAACTCAGCGCCATTTGCGGAACCGCTGACGTGCCCGTCTTCGAGGACTGGGTGGAAGTGGACCCACGGTTTCTGCGAACGGGGGAAATCCACGATCTGCGTGCGGACCCAAGCCTGGCCCAAAAAGAGTTCGGCTGGAAGCCGGCGACAGATTTCGTGCAATTGGTCCGAATGATGGTCCGGTCTGACTTGGCTTTAGGCCGGGAATCGCTCGGGACCTCTGAGCGGGACCTCATGATGGCGGCAGAGTAG